From Peromyscus eremicus chromosome 3, PerEre_H2_v1, whole genome shotgun sequence, one genomic window encodes:
- the Hnrnpa2b1 gene encoding heterogeneous nuclear ribonucleoproteins A2/B1 isoform X1, whose translation MEKTLETVPLERKKREKEQFRKLFIGGLSFETTEESLRNYYEQWGKLTDCVVMRDPASKRSRGFGFVTFSSMAEVDAAMAARPHSIDGRVVEPKRAVAREESGKPGAHVTVKKLFVGGIKEDTEEHHLRDYFEEYGKIDTIEIITDRQSGKKRGFGFVTFDDHDPVDKIVLQKYHTINGHNAEVRKALSRQEMQEVQSSRSGRGGNFGFGDSRGGGGNFGPGPGSNFRGGSDGYGSGRGFGDGYNGYGGGPGGGNFGGSPGYGGGRGGYGGGGPGYGNQGGGYGGGYDNYGGGNYGSGNYNDFGNYNQQPSNYGPMKSGNFGGSRNMGGPYGGGNYGPGGSGGSGGYGGRSRY comes from the exons ATGGAG aaaACTTTAGAAACTGTTCCTTTGGAGAGGAAAAAG agagaaaaggaacaaTTCCGTAAACTCTTTATTGGTGGCTTAAGCTTTGAAACCACAGAAGAAAGTTTGAGAAACTACTACGAGCAATGGGGAAAGCTCACAGACTGTGTG GTTATGAGAGATCCTGCAAGCAAGAGATCAAGAGGATTTGGTTTTGTAACTTTCTCCTCCATGGCCGAGGTTGATGCTGCCATGGCTGCAAGGCCTCATTCCATTGATGGCAGGGTAGTTGAGCCAAAACGTGCTGTAGCAAGAGAG GAGTCTGGAAAACCAGGTGCCCATGTGACTGTGAAGAAGCTGTTTGTTGGTGGAATTAAAGAAGATACTGAGGAACACCACCTTAGAGATTATTTCGAGGAATATGGAAAAATTGATACTATTGAAATAATTACTGATAGGCAGTCTGGGAAGAAAAGAGGCTTTGGCTTTGTTACTTTTGATGACCATGATCCTGTGGATAAAATTGTAT TGCAAAAATATCACACCATCAATGGTCACAATGCAGAAGTTAGAAAGGCATTGTCTAGACAAGAAATGCAGGAGGTCCAAAGTTCAAGGAGTGGAAGAGGAG GAAACTTTGGTTTCGGGGATTCTCGTGGTGGCGGCGGCAATTTTGGACCAGGACCAGGAAGCAACTTTAGGGGGGGATCTG ATGGATATGGAAGTGGACGTGGATTTGGGGATGGCTATAATGGGTATGGAGGAGGACCTGGag GTGGCAATTTTGGAGGTAGCCCTGGttatggaggaggaagaggaggatatGGTGGTGGAGGACCTGGATATGGCAACCAGGGTGGGGGCTACGGAGGTGGTTATGACAACTATGGAGGAG GAAATTATGGAAGTGGAAATTACAATGATTTTGGAAATTATAACCAGCAGCCTTCTAACTATGGCCCAATGAAGAGTGGAAACTTTGGTGGTAGCAGGAACATGGGAGGACCATATGGTGGAG GAAACTATGgtcctggaggaagtggaggaagtgGGGGCTATGGTGGGAGGAGCCGATACTGA
- the Hnrnpa2b1 gene encoding heterogeneous nuclear ribonucleoproteins A2/B1 isoform X2, producing MEREKEQFRKLFIGGLSFETTEESLRNYYEQWGKLTDCVVMRDPASKRSRGFGFVTFSSMAEVDAAMAARPHSIDGRVVEPKRAVAREESGKPGAHVTVKKLFVGGIKEDTEEHHLRDYFEEYGKIDTIEIITDRQSGKKRGFGFVTFDDHDPVDKIVLQKYHTINGHNAEVRKALSRQEMQEVQSSRSGRGGNFGFGDSRGGGGNFGPGPGSNFRGGSDGYGSGRGFGDGYNGYGGGPGGGNFGGSPGYGGGRGGYGGGGPGYGNQGGGYGGGYDNYGGGNYGSGNYNDFGNYNQQPSNYGPMKSGNFGGSRNMGGPYGGGNYGPGGSGGSGGYGGRSRY from the exons ATGGAG agagaaaaggaacaaTTCCGTAAACTCTTTATTGGTGGCTTAAGCTTTGAAACCACAGAAGAAAGTTTGAGAAACTACTACGAGCAATGGGGAAAGCTCACAGACTGTGTG GTTATGAGAGATCCTGCAAGCAAGAGATCAAGAGGATTTGGTTTTGTAACTTTCTCCTCCATGGCCGAGGTTGATGCTGCCATGGCTGCAAGGCCTCATTCCATTGATGGCAGGGTAGTTGAGCCAAAACGTGCTGTAGCAAGAGAG GAGTCTGGAAAACCAGGTGCCCATGTGACTGTGAAGAAGCTGTTTGTTGGTGGAATTAAAGAAGATACTGAGGAACACCACCTTAGAGATTATTTCGAGGAATATGGAAAAATTGATACTATTGAAATAATTACTGATAGGCAGTCTGGGAAGAAAAGAGGCTTTGGCTTTGTTACTTTTGATGACCATGATCCTGTGGATAAAATTGTAT TGCAAAAATATCACACCATCAATGGTCACAATGCAGAAGTTAGAAAGGCATTGTCTAGACAAGAAATGCAGGAGGTCCAAAGTTCAAGGAGTGGAAGAGGAG GAAACTTTGGTTTCGGGGATTCTCGTGGTGGCGGCGGCAATTTTGGACCAGGACCAGGAAGCAACTTTAGGGGGGGATCTG ATGGATATGGAAGTGGACGTGGATTTGGGGATGGCTATAATGGGTATGGAGGAGGACCTGGag GTGGCAATTTTGGAGGTAGCCCTGGttatggaggaggaagaggaggatatGGTGGTGGAGGACCTGGATATGGCAACCAGGGTGGGGGCTACGGAGGTGGTTATGACAACTATGGAGGAG GAAATTATGGAAGTGGAAATTACAATGATTTTGGAAATTATAACCAGCAGCCTTCTAACTATGGCCCAATGAAGAGTGGAAACTTTGGTGGTAGCAGGAACATGGGAGGACCATATGGTGGAG GAAACTATGgtcctggaggaagtggaggaagtgGGGGCTATGGTGGGAGGAGCCGATACTGA
- the Hnrnpa2b1 gene encoding heterogeneous nuclear ribonucleoproteins A2/B1 isoform X3, with product MEKTLETVPLERKKREKEQFRKLFIGGLSFETTEESLRNYYEQWGKLTDCVVMRDPASKRSRGFGFVTFSSMAEVDAAMAARPHSIDGRVVEPKRAVAREESGKPGAHVTVKKLFVGGIKEDTEEHHLRDYFEEYGKIDTIEIITDRQSGKKRGFGFVTFDDHDPVDKIVLQKYHTINGHNAEVRKALSRQEMQEVQSSRSGRGGNFGFGDSRGGGGNFGPGPGSNFRGGSDGYGSGRGFGDGYNGYGGGPGGNYGSGNYNDFGNYNQQPSNYGPMKSGNFGGSRNMGGPYGGGNYGPGGSGGSGGYGGRSRY from the exons ATGGAG aaaACTTTAGAAACTGTTCCTTTGGAGAGGAAAAAG agagaaaaggaacaaTTCCGTAAACTCTTTATTGGTGGCTTAAGCTTTGAAACCACAGAAGAAAGTTTGAGAAACTACTACGAGCAATGGGGAAAGCTCACAGACTGTGTG GTTATGAGAGATCCTGCAAGCAAGAGATCAAGAGGATTTGGTTTTGTAACTTTCTCCTCCATGGCCGAGGTTGATGCTGCCATGGCTGCAAGGCCTCATTCCATTGATGGCAGGGTAGTTGAGCCAAAACGTGCTGTAGCAAGAGAG GAGTCTGGAAAACCAGGTGCCCATGTGACTGTGAAGAAGCTGTTTGTTGGTGGAATTAAAGAAGATACTGAGGAACACCACCTTAGAGATTATTTCGAGGAATATGGAAAAATTGATACTATTGAAATAATTACTGATAGGCAGTCTGGGAAGAAAAGAGGCTTTGGCTTTGTTACTTTTGATGACCATGATCCTGTGGATAAAATTGTAT TGCAAAAATATCACACCATCAATGGTCACAATGCAGAAGTTAGAAAGGCATTGTCTAGACAAGAAATGCAGGAGGTCCAAAGTTCAAGGAGTGGAAGAGGAG GAAACTTTGGTTTCGGGGATTCTCGTGGTGGCGGCGGCAATTTTGGACCAGGACCAGGAAGCAACTTTAGGGGGGGATCTG ATGGATATGGAAGTGGACGTGGATTTGGGGATGGCTATAATGGGTATGGAGGAGGACCTGGag GAAATTATGGAAGTGGAAATTACAATGATTTTGGAAATTATAACCAGCAGCCTTCTAACTATGGCCCAATGAAGAGTGGAAACTTTGGTGGTAGCAGGAACATGGGAGGACCATATGGTGGAG GAAACTATGgtcctggaggaagtggaggaagtgGGGGCTATGGTGGGAGGAGCCGATACTGA